A stretch of DNA from Oncorhynchus kisutch isolate 150728-3 unplaced genomic scaffold, Okis_V2 scaffold808, whole genome shotgun sequence:
CCCTCTGCGGGGTTAAGATACACGGACTACTGTCATGGGTGAACCACATGGTTGACCGGAGCACAGCCCGCCGCAGAGAGTCCTTCTGGAACGGCAGCAGCGGCGGGTCGAACTGGGTCTCACTCTGCACCTGGTCCGAAGGTTTATCCAACAGGTCAAAACACCTGATACTGACTTTCCCGTATAGAACCTTGAGCATCCCGTTCATACCGGGGTGGTCGTGGAGCGGGATGGAAGCCCCGCTGTTCAGTAGAAACACCCCCATACTGAACGACTCCGTCTCGCAGATGTGCATGTACGTGACAGGTGGGTTGTGTTCGGAATGGGAGCCGTTCGGTTTCATCTTCAGGTCTGCAGTCCTGACTTCCGTCAGCAGGGTGATTAGATCCCCCCGGTTTTCCAATAATACTTTGTTGTCCCCAATTGCGGATGCATTGAAATCTTTAAATGTGATATCGGCTTGGCTGGCTATTTTCTGAATCAGAGACTTCTTGTTATCCCGTGGCATTTTTCAGGTGGAGACAAATCCGACGCGTATCGATGCTGGTTTTCTTCAGACGCAGCTGAGCAACAGGCAGCAGAAACGGACCGAGTTGGAAACGCTCTTTTCTCCTCGAATCTCGCACAATATCGTCACTTCAGGATGGGGCCGCGTTCAAACGAAATAAATGCGCGTCTAAAGTTATAATGTAACGTTTTTCATGGTAAGTAAATATGGTTTTATCTCCAGAGAATATTCACGGTCCAGAATCATTTCCAATCTTATCTGATCGTCACGTCCGCAGTGACAGCGAGCGCGTAGAGGCAATGCATTTTGGATCTTGAAGTTTAATTTAAAAGTCGGGCAATATATTTCtgtaattacccccccccccgcacaaaaaaaataaaaaactatacGATTATCCAATCCCTTCACTCAACAGGAGTTGTGCCGGGGAAAATATGACTCTCACATATGCTCCTATTATAAGAGAAAAACAATATTGTCCTTTATAAAACCACTACAGTTCC
This window harbors:
- the LOC116362192 gene encoding 2-aminoethanethiol dioxygenase, producing MPRDNKKSLIQKIASQADITFKDFNASAIGDNKVLLENRGDLITLLTEVRTADLKMKPNGSHSEHNPPVTYMHICETESFSMGVFLLNSGASIPLHDHPGMNGMLKVLYGKVSIRCFDLLDKPSDQVQSETQFDPPLLPFQKDSLRRAVLRSTMWFTHDSSPCILTPQRENLHQIDTVDGPAAFLDILAPPYDPEDGRDCHYYKVLQTVPDADSKVEAQQPWEEETWLLEIGQPDGFWCGGEPYPGPKVSF